The DNA region ATGGGCGCGCGCGCGCCCGGATCGGCCGTCACGTCCGCCGCGCCGCCCAGCTCCGGCGACGCCGAGAGCGAGAGCGGGTAGGGCTGGCCAGCAGTCACGTGGACGAGGTCGATCTGCACCTCGCGGTCCTTCTCCTGCTTGCGGAACTTGTCGCCCTCGAGCTGGAGGCTCTTCAGCGCCCCGCCGTACGTCGTGAGCGTCGCCTCGAAGCCCTTGCCGGCGAGCTTCACCGTCTCCTCCGGCGCGTCGGGGGGCGGCGCGGGGACCGCGGGCGCGGCGGCGCCGGGCGCGGGCGCCGCGGGGGCCGCCGGCTTCGCGACCTCGGCGGCCGGCGTGGGCGCGGGCTTCGGCGGCGTCTTCTTCGGGAAGATCACCTGCCAGAGGATCAGGATGCCGACCGACAGCACGGTCGCGAGGAGGATGCGGCGATTGTCAGGACCCAAGGTCTACCTCTTAGGGGTCAGTTCCGGCACGGGATCGACTCCCCCGGGATGGAACGGGTGGCAGCGGCAAAGGCGGCGCACGGTCAGCCACGAGCCGCGCAGCGCGCCATGGCGCTGGAGGGCGGTGACCGCGTACGCGGAGCAGGACGGATAGAAGCGGCAGGCCGGCGGCAGGAGCGGCGAGACGAGCCGCTGGTAGATGCGGACGAGCAGCACCAGGGCGCGCCGGATCACGCGCCGCCCCCGGGCGCTGCCCCGAGCGCGCGGCCGGCCGCCGCGAGCGCGCGGCGCGCGCCGTCGAGGCCCATCCGCAGTGCGGCGGGGCGGGCGATGACGACCAGATCGACGGGGGGGAACTCGGGGCGGATCTCACGCCAGGCCTCTCGGACCCAGCGCTTCACGCGGTTCCGCTCGACGGCGTTTCCAACCTTCGAGGACACCGTGATCCCGATCCTCGGCCGGGGCGATCCGGAGACGAGCGCGAGGACGAGCACGTCTCCGGAGTACAGCCGCCTGCCGTGCTGCTGGACCTGGAGGAACTCTCGACGGCGCCGCAGCCGCGCCGCCTTCGGCAGCCTCACCTCGGCCGCTACTTCTTCGGCGCGCGCGTGGTGAGGCGCTTGCGGCCCTTGGCGCGCCGGCTCTTCAGGACGTTTCGTCCGCCGGGGGTCTTGGAACGCTTGAGGAAACCGTGGGTGCGGTTCCTCCGCTGCTTCTTCGGTTGATAAGTCCGCTTCATGGCGCGGCAAACTCCCCGATCGCTCGCGCGATGTCAAGGTTTCCGCGCACTTCGGGCCTCCGGGCGCTTCCGTCACAGGATCGCCTCCGGGGCGTCGCCGGAAACCCGCGTGCTTTCGCCGACGATCA from Anaeromyxobacter dehalogenans 2CP-C includes:
- the yidD gene encoding membrane protein insertion efficiency factor YidD; protein product: MIRRALVLLVRIYQRLVSPLLPPACRFYPSCSAYAVTALQRHGALRGSWLTVRRLCRCHPFHPGGVDPVPELTPKR
- the rnpA gene encoding ribonuclease P protein component — its product is MRLPKAARLRRRREFLQVQQHGRRLYSGDVLVLALVSGSPRPRIGITVSSKVGNAVERNRVKRWVREAWREIRPEFPPVDLVVIARPAALRMGLDGARRALAAAGRALGAAPGGGA
- the rpmH gene encoding 50S ribosomal protein L34, coding for MKRTYQPKKQRRNRTHGFLKRSKTPGGRNVLKSRRAKGRKRLTTRAPKK